The Azospirillum brasilense genome window below encodes:
- a CDS encoding YchJ family protein produces the protein MTSSACPCCSGLPFETCCGPILAGAPAATAEALMRSRYTAFVRHDLDHVERTHAPEIREDFNRAEAERVAEECDWQRLDVLRATEEGDEGTVEFLIHFRRDGQDMRHHERASFRRIDGQWLYSAGEVNPKGEPRRVVKVGRNEPCPCGSGKKFKACCGR, from the coding sequence CTGCGGCCCGATCCTGGCCGGCGCGCCCGCCGCGACGGCCGAGGCGCTGATGCGGTCGCGCTACACCGCCTTCGTGCGCCACGACCTCGACCATGTGGAGCGCACCCACGCGCCGGAGATCCGCGAGGACTTCAACCGCGCCGAGGCGGAGCGGGTGGCCGAGGAGTGCGACTGGCAGCGGCTCGACGTGCTGCGCGCGACGGAGGAGGGCGACGAGGGCACCGTCGAATTCCTGATCCACTTCCGCCGCGACGGCCAGGACATGCGCCACCACGAGCGCGCGTCCTTCCGCCGCATCGACGGCCAGTGGCTCTACAGCGCCGGCGAGGTGAACCCGAAGGGCGAACCGCGCCGGGTCGTCAAGGTCGGCCGCAACGAGCCCTGCCCCTGCGGGTCGGGGAAGAAGTTCAAGGCCTGCTGCGGACGCTGA
- a CDS encoding pyrrolidone-carboxylate peptidase, which produces MTAPILLTGFQPFGDHAVNPTALLMERLAGEPGVVTAVLPVEYDVCGAAFAALLEEHRPAAALCFGLAAGSEYIKIERLAWNRDESEQADNAGVVRTDDAIEPDGPTAYGSTLPVPTLVRELAIAGLPVTFSDHAGGFVCNHLFYRARHLIETADLDIPMGFIHLPPLPEQVADQPGRSGLTLDQQERALRALVGLLRQGLGIVA; this is translated from the coding sequence GTGACGGCTCCCATCCTGCTCACCGGGTTCCAGCCCTTCGGGGATCACGCCGTCAACCCGACGGCGCTCCTCATGGAGCGGCTGGCCGGCGAGCCGGGGGTCGTCACCGCGGTCCTTCCGGTCGAATACGACGTCTGCGGCGCGGCCTTCGCCGCGCTGCTGGAGGAACACCGGCCCGCCGCCGCCCTGTGCTTCGGGCTGGCCGCCGGGTCCGAATACATCAAGATCGAGCGGCTGGCCTGGAACCGCGACGAGAGCGAGCAGGCCGACAACGCCGGGGTGGTGCGCACCGACGACGCCATCGAGCCGGACGGGCCGACCGCCTACGGCTCCACCCTGCCCGTCCCCACGCTGGTCCGCGAGCTGGCCATCGCCGGCCTGCCGGTGACCTTCAGCGACCATGCCGGCGGCTTCGTCTGCAATCACCTGTTCTACCGCGCCCGCCACCTGATCGAGACGGCGGACCTCGACATTCCCATGGGCTTCATCCACCTGCCGCCGCTGCCGGAGCAGGTCGCCGACCAGCCCGGCCGCTCCGGCCTGACGTTGGATCAGCAGGAACGGGCGTTGCGCGCGCTGGTCGGGCTGCTGCGCCAGGGGCTGGGGATCGTCGCCTGA
- a CDS encoding YkgJ family cysteine cluster protein, with product MEPRFACTACGKCCHGLLPLTLTDAVAHAVRFPLALVWTVVRSNAKSYDLATRLGTSVRLPNRKTVAVLIQPSAYLPNHFPCPALQPDNLCGIHSDKPSRCRTMPFYPYREEKDQADLLVPRKGWECDVSAEAPVVYRNHAILDRTNFDRERAELLEQAPVMRTYADYVLKYMPWIVNDLAKMAAAPAGGKLVTSLSSFLTATRRTDARELAAAQAPLMQAMAERTRTDPALADLHKNYAGWAKEMERLAQRP from the coding sequence ATGGAACCGCGCTTCGCCTGCACCGCCTGCGGAAAATGCTGCCACGGGCTGCTGCCGCTGACGCTCACGGACGCGGTGGCCCACGCCGTCCGCTTCCCGCTGGCGCTGGTCTGGACGGTGGTGCGGTCGAACGCCAAATCCTACGACCTCGCCACCCGGCTGGGCACCAGCGTGCGCCTGCCCAACCGCAAAACGGTGGCGGTGCTGATCCAGCCCAGCGCCTACCTGCCGAACCACTTTCCCTGCCCGGCGCTCCAGCCGGACAACCTTTGCGGCATCCACTCCGACAAGCCGTCGCGCTGCCGGACCATGCCCTTCTACCCCTACCGCGAGGAAAAGGATCAGGCTGATCTGCTGGTCCCGCGCAAGGGCTGGGAGTGCGACGTCTCGGCGGAGGCGCCGGTCGTCTACCGCAACCACGCCATCCTCGACCGCACGAATTTCGACCGCGAGCGCGCCGAGCTTCTGGAGCAGGCGCCGGTCATGCGCACCTACGCCGACTATGTGCTGAAATACATGCCGTGGATCGTCAACGATCTGGCGAAGATGGCGGCGGCCCCGGCGGGGGGAAAGCTGGTGACCAGCCTGTCGTCCTTCCTGACGGCGACGCGGCGCACCGACGCGCGGGAGCTGGCGGCGGCCCAGGCGCCGCTGATGCAGGCGATGGCCGAGCGCACCCGGACTGATCCGGCGCTGGCCGATCTCCACAAGAACTACGCGGGCTGGGCGAAGGAGATGGAGCGGTTGGCGCAGCGTCCCTGA